In Arachis stenosperma cultivar V10309 chromosome 1, arast.V10309.gnm1.PFL2, whole genome shotgun sequence, one DNA window encodes the following:
- the LOC130939450 gene encoding protein ENHANCED DOWNY MILDEW 2-like isoform X1 has protein sequence MASSDDEPESQPLSVSNYHFEDDRDAPVSFSVMPIQWSGSESPQGKKTELFLHGVADNGLQKVMMPVMAWRFELSSVKPEISVLSSKDRRWIKLEKPRKSYEDIVRSILVTVYFLSFAKKNPDATAKSAWDSLSKNKEFSSYEVMPSANDLVNQKALMSEAAKRDALLAKSKLLPMALEGNLGAKKLFDEELKDLARPGFIIDDDVDDDMTDANDEESDEEDELFDSLCSICDDGGNLLCCDGKCMRSFHANKEDGVNSSCVSLGFSQKEVEDIPNFYCKNCEHNQHQCFACGKLGCSDKFSGAEVFQCASATCGYFYHPQCVVKLLHRFNENASRELETNISRGEPFTCPSHYCYVCKETENKKEHELQLAVCRRCPKSYHRKCLPRAIAFEDIEDEGIITRAWDNLIPNRVLIYCLKHDIDNDLGTPIRDHITFPNDKSNVQEASTEQKRKPATEERVMLNKNNVNLDNSVNKRSIADVPKLSTKVPKLAGKKSSGPVGIKKFNKVSGSNIQRKPIDIESSRKRLCESKRPFSKETERPDCEENEPSIGVQLYAIWEKGSGQTGLGNQVDNKASAKSVIPTRKPSSPLCTLDADSKRRLLDLFNEATSSVTLKDVVKERKFAYTHSHSLKNFMEKTTVGKLERSVEAVRTALKMLEDGRSIRDAEAVCGPDVLNQIYKWKDKLKVYLAPVLCGNRYTSFGRHFTQVEKLEGIVDRLHWYVQNGDTIVDFCCGANDFSILMKKKLEETGKRCSYKNYDLLPTKHDFCFEMRDWMTVQPKELPTGSQLIMGLNPPFGLKAALANKFIDKALEFRPKLLILIVPPETERLDKKRSRYDLVWEDRNFLSGKSFYLPGSINTSDRQIEQWNLTSPPLSLWSRPDWTDKHMEVAQKHGHLLSLHEVSRMESFNNQNSRAGHSMDGNFADDDMLVDDLLVSTDDLEVQGLINDDQQEISMDGNVERENQERHESWTEMTPNENVGRESQERHDYLMRKTPHGNVEQERHEDHTRRSPHEYVERESQERHDYRMGKSPHGIVERESQERHEDQIGKSPHGNVERESQERHDHRMGKTPHGIVERERHDYRMGKTPQGIVELESQERHEDQIGKSPHGNVERESQERHDYRMGKTPHGIVERESQEQHDYRMGKTKTSWNRKHTKENNRGGPHASSPAKSNAKNQTKGLPHRSQSNPKDGRSSVGGLQPKSSVSSPYGYGHLEPMRFGAASDYMASTFEEHHSSLLIDGTNTLGYNPYVGEDDSYLRQQPRLYGLQDPDSHYMTSNFLSGHDSVYGRMGSSYGVLGSGSESAYMMSTPAMQRYASRLDPRLDSFGSVPPMVGRNAGFEHGVPQPEYGSGMPSGMPGLAPQPQDPYRYPNSRSNSGSWFNG, from the exons ATGGCGTCTTCCGATGATGAGCCAGAGTCTCAGCCACTATCTGTCTCGAATTACCACTTTGAAGATGACAGGGATGCCCCTGTATCGTTTTCTGTGATGCCAATTCAATGGAGTGGGTCGGAGAGTCCTCAAGGCAAGAAAACAGAGTTGTTCCTCCACGGTGTGGCGGATAATGGGCTGCAGAAGGTTATGATGCCGGTCATGGCGTGGCGGTTCGAGCTTTCCTCTGTGAAGCCTGAGATATCTGTGCTGTCATCCAAGGATAGGAGATGGATCAAACTTGAGAAGCCAAGAAAGAGCTATGAGGACATTGTAAGGAGTATTTTAGTAACTGTTTACTTCCTGAGTTTTGCAAAGAAGAATCCTGATGCAACCGCGAAATCTGCGTGGGATAGCTTGAGTAAGAATAAGGAGTTTAG CTCTTATGAGGTTATGCCTTCGGCAAATGATTTAGTAAATCAGAAGGCTTTGATGAGTGAAGCAGCCAAGAGGGATGCTTTGTTGGCTAAGTCCAAG CTTTTACCCATGGCTCTGGAGGGTAACCTGGGGGCTAAGAAACTTTTTGATGAG GAGCTAAAAGATTTGGCACGGCCTGGATTTATaattgatgatgatgttgatgatGACATGACTGATGCAAATGATGAAGAGTCagatgaagaagatgaattgTTTGATTCTCTTTGTTCTATTTGTGACGATGGTGGTAATCTTTTGTG CTGTGATGGAAAGTGCATGAGATCATTTCATGCTAATAAGGAGGATGGCGTCAACTCTTCTTGTGTCTCTCTTGGTTTTAGCCAAAAGGAAGTTGAA GACATCCCAAATTTTTATTGCAAGAATTGTGAACATAATCAGCATCAGTGCTTTGCATGTGGCAAACTAGGCTGTTCCGATAAATTCTCTGGTGCTGAG GTCTTCCAATGTGCCTCTGCAACCTGCGGCTACTTTTATCATCCTCAATGTGTTGTGAAGTTACTTCATCGATTTAATGAGAATGCTTCAAGGGAACTTGAGACAAATATTAGTCGGGGAGAACCTTTTACTTGTCCATCCCATTACTGCTATGTTTGTAAagaaacagagaacaaaaaggaACATGAGTTGCAGCTTGCTGTTTGTAGGCGTTGTCCCAAGTCATATCATCGCAAATGTTTGCCAAG AGCAATTGCTTTTGAAGACATAGAAGATGAGGGTATAATAACGAGGGCCTGGGACAATCTAATACCCAATCGTGTTCTTATATATTGCTT AAAACATGATATCGATAATGATCTTGGGACTCCTATACGAGATCACATAACATTCCCCAATGATAAATCTAATGTTCAAGAAGCAAGTACAGAGCAGAAGAGAAAACCTGCAACTGAAGAGAGAGTTATGTTGAACAAGAATAATGTTAACCTGGATAATTCAGTCAACAAAAGAAGCATTGCTGATGTACCTAAACTGTCTACTAAGGTACCTAAACTCGCTGGAAAAAAGTCTTCTGGACCAGTTGGTATCAAGAAGTTTAATAAGGTTTCAGGATCAAATATCCAAAGGAAACCAATAGATATTGAATCATCTAGAAAACGTTTGTGTGAAAGTAAGAGACCATTCTCAAAGGAAACTGAAAGGCCTGATTGTGAGGAAAATGAGCCCTCAATTGGTGTGCAATTATATGCAATCTGGGAGAAGGGTTCTGGACAAACTGGCTTGGGCAATCAGGTTGATAACAAAGCCAGTGCCAAATCTGTTATACCTACTAGAAAACCAAGCAGCCCATTATGTACATTAGATGCTGATTCGAAGAGGAG ACTGTTGGATTTGTTTAATGAAGCTACGTCATCAGTTACTCTTAAGGATGTTGTAAAAGAACGTAAATTTGCTTACACTCATTCTCACtcattgaaaaattttatggaGAAGACTACAGTTGGGAAGTTGGAGCGCTCTGTTGAG GCTGTTCGAACAGCTTTAAAGATGCTAGAGGATGGGCGCAGCATTCGTGATGCAGAAGCTGTTTGTGGCCCTGATGTTCTTAACCAGATATATAAGTGGAAG GACAAGCTGAAAGTATATCTAGCACCTGTTCTGTGTGGTAACCGCTATACGTCATTTGGTCGCCATTTTACACAAGTGGAAAAGCTAGAAGGG ATTGTTGATAGACTCCACTGGTATGTTCAGAATGGTGATACG ATTGTGGACTTCTGTTGTGGTGCTAACGACTTTAGCATACTTATGAAAAAAAAGCTTGAAGAAACTGGGAAGAGATGCTCATATAAGAACTATGATTTACTTCCAACAAAG CACGATTTTTGTTTTGAGATGAGAGATTGGATGACTGTCCAGCCAAAGGAGTTGCCTACAGGGTCACAGTTG ATCATGGGTCTTAATCCGCCCTTTGGGCTAAAAGCAGCTTTGGCTAACAAGTTTATAGATAAGGCTCTTGAGTTTAGACCAAAGCTCCTCATTCTTATAGTTCCACCGGAAACAGAGAG GCTAGACAAAAAAAGGTCACGTTATGATCTTGTCTGGGAGGATCGAAATTTTCTATCAGGAAAG TCATTTTATCTACCCGGATCAATTAATACTAGTGACAGACAAATAGAACAATGGAATCTGACATCTCCCCCACTCTCCCTTTGGAGTCGACCTGACTGGACTGATAAGCATATGGAAGTAGCCCAAAAGCACGGTCATCTGTTAAGCCTGCATGAAGTATCACGGATGGAAagttttaataatcaaaattcaCGTGCTGGCCATTCGATGGATGGTAATTTTGCTGACGACGATATGCTGGTTGATGATCTGTTGGTGTCAACTGATGATCTTGAAGTTCAGGGGCTTATTAATGACGATCAGCAAGAAATATCAATGGATGGTAATGTTGAAAGAGAGAATCAAGAGAGACATGAATCTTGGACGGAAATGACTCCAAATGAAAATGTTGGACGTGAGAGTCAAGAGAGACATGATTATTTAATGCGAAAGACTCCACATGGAAATGTTGAACAAGAGAGACATGAGGATCATACTAGAAGGAGTCCGCATGAATATGTTGAACGTGAGAGTCAAGAGCGACATGATTACCGGATGGGAAAGTCTCCTCATGGAATTGTTGAACGAGAGAGTCAGGAGAGACATGAGGATCAGATAGGAAAGAGTCCACATGGAAATGTTGAACGTGAGAGTCAAGAGCGACATGATCACAGGATGGGAAAGACTCCTCATGGAATTGTTGAACGAGAGCGGCATGATTACAGGATGGGAAAGACTCCTCAAGGAATTGTTGAACTGGAGAGTCAAGAGAGACACGAGGATCAGATAGGAAAGAGTCCACATGGAAATGTTGAACGAGAGAGTCAAGAGCGACATGATTACAGGATGGGAAAGACTCCTCATGGAATTGTTGAACGAGAAAGTCAAGAGCAACATGATTACAGGATGGGAAAGACTAAGACCTCATGGAACAGGAAACACACTAAGGAAAACAACAGAGGAGGTCCGCATGCGAGCTCACCTGCCAAAAGTAATGCCAAAAATCAAACTAAGGGATTACCTCACCGTAGTCAATCTAATCCGAAAGATGGGAGATCCTCAGTTGGGGGTCTTCAGCCAAAGTCTAGTGTGTCATCTCCTTATGGTTATGGTCATCTGGAACCCATGCGATTTGGAGCAGCTAGTGATTATATGGCTTCCACTTTCGAGGAGCACCATAGCAGCCTTTTGATAGATGGCACCAATACCCTAGGATATAACCCCTATGTTGGGGAGGATGACAGTTATCTGAGGCAACAACCTCGCCTTTATGGGCTTCAGGATCCAGATTCTCATTATATGACGAGTAATTTTTTATCTGGTCATGATTCTGTGTATGGTCGTATGGGATCCAGTTATGGAGTACTTGGTTCGGGATCCGAGTCAGCTTACATGATGAGCACTCCAGCTATGCAACGGTACGCTTCGCGCTTGGATCCTAGGCTGGATTCTTTTGGATCTGTACCCCCTATGGTTGGTAGAAATGCCGGCTTTGAACACGGTGTTCCCCAACCTGAATATGGAAGTGGGATGCCTAGTGGTATGCCAGGTCTTGCACCTCAACCTCAGGATCCCTATCGCTATCCCAATTCGCGCTCGAATTCAGGAAGTTGGTTCAATGGGTAA
- the LOC130939450 gene encoding protein ENHANCED DOWNY MILDEW 2-like isoform X2, with the protein MPSANDLVNQKALMSEAAKRDALLAKSKLLPMALEGNLGAKKLFDEELKDLARPGFIIDDDVDDDMTDANDEESDEEDELFDSLCSICDDGGNLLCCDGKCMRSFHANKEDGVNSSCVSLGFSQKEVEDIPNFYCKNCEHNQHQCFACGKLGCSDKFSGAEVFQCASATCGYFYHPQCVVKLLHRFNENASRELETNISRGEPFTCPSHYCYVCKETENKKEHELQLAVCRRCPKSYHRKCLPRAIAFEDIEDEGIITRAWDNLIPNRVLIYCLKHDIDNDLGTPIRDHITFPNDKSNVQEASTEQKRKPATEERVMLNKNNVNLDNSVNKRSIADVPKLSTKVPKLAGKKSSGPVGIKKFNKVSGSNIQRKPIDIESSRKRLCESKRPFSKETERPDCEENEPSIGVQLYAIWEKGSGQTGLGNQVDNKASAKSVIPTRKPSSPLCTLDADSKRRLLDLFNEATSSVTLKDVVKERKFAYTHSHSLKNFMEKTTVGKLERSVEAVRTALKMLEDGRSIRDAEAVCGPDVLNQIYKWKDKLKVYLAPVLCGNRYTSFGRHFTQVEKLEGIVDRLHWYVQNGDTIVDFCCGANDFSILMKKKLEETGKRCSYKNYDLLPTKHDFCFEMRDWMTVQPKELPTGSQLIMGLNPPFGLKAALANKFIDKALEFRPKLLILIVPPETERLDKKRSRYDLVWEDRNFLSGKSFYLPGSINTSDRQIEQWNLTSPPLSLWSRPDWTDKHMEVAQKHGHLLSLHEVSRMESFNNQNSRAGHSMDGNFADDDMLVDDLLVSTDDLEVQGLINDDQQEISMDGNVERENQERHESWTEMTPNENVGRESQERHDYLMRKTPHGNVEQERHEDHTRRSPHEYVERESQERHDYRMGKSPHGIVERESQERHEDQIGKSPHGNVERESQERHDHRMGKTPHGIVERERHDYRMGKTPQGIVELESQERHEDQIGKSPHGNVERESQERHDYRMGKTPHGIVERESQEQHDYRMGKTKTSWNRKHTKENNRGGPHASSPAKSNAKNQTKGLPHRSQSNPKDGRSSVGGLQPKSSVSSPYGYGHLEPMRFGAASDYMASTFEEHHSSLLIDGTNTLGYNPYVGEDDSYLRQQPRLYGLQDPDSHYMTSNFLSGHDSVYGRMGSSYGVLGSGSESAYMMSTPAMQRYASRLDPRLDSFGSVPPMVGRNAGFEHGVPQPEYGSGMPSGMPGLAPQPQDPYRYPNSRSNSGSWFNG; encoded by the exons ATGCCTTCGGCAAATGATTTAGTAAATCAGAAGGCTTTGATGAGTGAAGCAGCCAAGAGGGATGCTTTGTTGGCTAAGTCCAAG CTTTTACCCATGGCTCTGGAGGGTAACCTGGGGGCTAAGAAACTTTTTGATGAG GAGCTAAAAGATTTGGCACGGCCTGGATTTATaattgatgatgatgttgatgatGACATGACTGATGCAAATGATGAAGAGTCagatgaagaagatgaattgTTTGATTCTCTTTGTTCTATTTGTGACGATGGTGGTAATCTTTTGTG CTGTGATGGAAAGTGCATGAGATCATTTCATGCTAATAAGGAGGATGGCGTCAACTCTTCTTGTGTCTCTCTTGGTTTTAGCCAAAAGGAAGTTGAA GACATCCCAAATTTTTATTGCAAGAATTGTGAACATAATCAGCATCAGTGCTTTGCATGTGGCAAACTAGGCTGTTCCGATAAATTCTCTGGTGCTGAG GTCTTCCAATGTGCCTCTGCAACCTGCGGCTACTTTTATCATCCTCAATGTGTTGTGAAGTTACTTCATCGATTTAATGAGAATGCTTCAAGGGAACTTGAGACAAATATTAGTCGGGGAGAACCTTTTACTTGTCCATCCCATTACTGCTATGTTTGTAAagaaacagagaacaaaaaggaACATGAGTTGCAGCTTGCTGTTTGTAGGCGTTGTCCCAAGTCATATCATCGCAAATGTTTGCCAAG AGCAATTGCTTTTGAAGACATAGAAGATGAGGGTATAATAACGAGGGCCTGGGACAATCTAATACCCAATCGTGTTCTTATATATTGCTT AAAACATGATATCGATAATGATCTTGGGACTCCTATACGAGATCACATAACATTCCCCAATGATAAATCTAATGTTCAAGAAGCAAGTACAGAGCAGAAGAGAAAACCTGCAACTGAAGAGAGAGTTATGTTGAACAAGAATAATGTTAACCTGGATAATTCAGTCAACAAAAGAAGCATTGCTGATGTACCTAAACTGTCTACTAAGGTACCTAAACTCGCTGGAAAAAAGTCTTCTGGACCAGTTGGTATCAAGAAGTTTAATAAGGTTTCAGGATCAAATATCCAAAGGAAACCAATAGATATTGAATCATCTAGAAAACGTTTGTGTGAAAGTAAGAGACCATTCTCAAAGGAAACTGAAAGGCCTGATTGTGAGGAAAATGAGCCCTCAATTGGTGTGCAATTATATGCAATCTGGGAGAAGGGTTCTGGACAAACTGGCTTGGGCAATCAGGTTGATAACAAAGCCAGTGCCAAATCTGTTATACCTACTAGAAAACCAAGCAGCCCATTATGTACATTAGATGCTGATTCGAAGAGGAG ACTGTTGGATTTGTTTAATGAAGCTACGTCATCAGTTACTCTTAAGGATGTTGTAAAAGAACGTAAATTTGCTTACACTCATTCTCACtcattgaaaaattttatggaGAAGACTACAGTTGGGAAGTTGGAGCGCTCTGTTGAG GCTGTTCGAACAGCTTTAAAGATGCTAGAGGATGGGCGCAGCATTCGTGATGCAGAAGCTGTTTGTGGCCCTGATGTTCTTAACCAGATATATAAGTGGAAG GACAAGCTGAAAGTATATCTAGCACCTGTTCTGTGTGGTAACCGCTATACGTCATTTGGTCGCCATTTTACACAAGTGGAAAAGCTAGAAGGG ATTGTTGATAGACTCCACTGGTATGTTCAGAATGGTGATACG ATTGTGGACTTCTGTTGTGGTGCTAACGACTTTAGCATACTTATGAAAAAAAAGCTTGAAGAAACTGGGAAGAGATGCTCATATAAGAACTATGATTTACTTCCAACAAAG CACGATTTTTGTTTTGAGATGAGAGATTGGATGACTGTCCAGCCAAAGGAGTTGCCTACAGGGTCACAGTTG ATCATGGGTCTTAATCCGCCCTTTGGGCTAAAAGCAGCTTTGGCTAACAAGTTTATAGATAAGGCTCTTGAGTTTAGACCAAAGCTCCTCATTCTTATAGTTCCACCGGAAACAGAGAG GCTAGACAAAAAAAGGTCACGTTATGATCTTGTCTGGGAGGATCGAAATTTTCTATCAGGAAAG TCATTTTATCTACCCGGATCAATTAATACTAGTGACAGACAAATAGAACAATGGAATCTGACATCTCCCCCACTCTCCCTTTGGAGTCGACCTGACTGGACTGATAAGCATATGGAAGTAGCCCAAAAGCACGGTCATCTGTTAAGCCTGCATGAAGTATCACGGATGGAAagttttaataatcaaaattcaCGTGCTGGCCATTCGATGGATGGTAATTTTGCTGACGACGATATGCTGGTTGATGATCTGTTGGTGTCAACTGATGATCTTGAAGTTCAGGGGCTTATTAATGACGATCAGCAAGAAATATCAATGGATGGTAATGTTGAAAGAGAGAATCAAGAGAGACATGAATCTTGGACGGAAATGACTCCAAATGAAAATGTTGGACGTGAGAGTCAAGAGAGACATGATTATTTAATGCGAAAGACTCCACATGGAAATGTTGAACAAGAGAGACATGAGGATCATACTAGAAGGAGTCCGCATGAATATGTTGAACGTGAGAGTCAAGAGCGACATGATTACCGGATGGGAAAGTCTCCTCATGGAATTGTTGAACGAGAGAGTCAGGAGAGACATGAGGATCAGATAGGAAAGAGTCCACATGGAAATGTTGAACGTGAGAGTCAAGAGCGACATGATCACAGGATGGGAAAGACTCCTCATGGAATTGTTGAACGAGAGCGGCATGATTACAGGATGGGAAAGACTCCTCAAGGAATTGTTGAACTGGAGAGTCAAGAGAGACACGAGGATCAGATAGGAAAGAGTCCACATGGAAATGTTGAACGAGAGAGTCAAGAGCGACATGATTACAGGATGGGAAAGACTCCTCATGGAATTGTTGAACGAGAAAGTCAAGAGCAACATGATTACAGGATGGGAAAGACTAAGACCTCATGGAACAGGAAACACACTAAGGAAAACAACAGAGGAGGTCCGCATGCGAGCTCACCTGCCAAAAGTAATGCCAAAAATCAAACTAAGGGATTACCTCACCGTAGTCAATCTAATCCGAAAGATGGGAGATCCTCAGTTGGGGGTCTTCAGCCAAAGTCTAGTGTGTCATCTCCTTATGGTTATGGTCATCTGGAACCCATGCGATTTGGAGCAGCTAGTGATTATATGGCTTCCACTTTCGAGGAGCACCATAGCAGCCTTTTGATAGATGGCACCAATACCCTAGGATATAACCCCTATGTTGGGGAGGATGACAGTTATCTGAGGCAACAACCTCGCCTTTATGGGCTTCAGGATCCAGATTCTCATTATATGACGAGTAATTTTTTATCTGGTCATGATTCTGTGTATGGTCGTATGGGATCCAGTTATGGAGTACTTGGTTCGGGATCCGAGTCAGCTTACATGATGAGCACTCCAGCTATGCAACGGTACGCTTCGCGCTTGGATCCTAGGCTGGATTCTTTTGGATCTGTACCCCCTATGGTTGGTAGAAATGCCGGCTTTGAACACGGTGTTCCCCAACCTGAATATGGAAGTGGGATGCCTAGTGGTATGCCAGGTCTTGCACCTCAACCTCAGGATCCCTATCGCTATCCCAATTCGCGCTCGAATTCAGGAAGTTGGTTCAATGGGTAA